The genomic interval TAGAGCGCCGGCACGCGCTCGCCGGAAACGAAGAAGTCTTCAAGGTTTGTGGTTCGCACCATCAGCCCGATGATGAGGTAGAACAGCGCCGGGCCGAGGATCATCACCTGGTTCACCCAGAATGACGCCAGCCCGAGTTGCTCAAGAATGAGAAGTGTCAGCACGAGCGAGACATAGGCGCTGGCGAAGATCGCAAAGCTGGCGCCGAGGCGGGGATTGACGACCGGGTAGTGGTAGTTGAGAGCCATCCGTTAGTACTCGCCGGTGACGTTGTAGCGCGCATCCAGACGGTCCTGCCGCCCTGCGACCCAGTAGATCAGCGCGACCAGGCCAACCACGCTGCCGATCGAAGCCAGCAGATATCCGAGCGGAAAGCGCAGAACATAGCTGTCATAGAGAAGCGGTCCGACCACTGGCAGCACGATGAAAAAGACGCCGAGCAGCACGAGCGCAAGGATCGCGAGCCGCGAATTCGCGCGCCACTGGATCTGCCGCTGATGGTCGATCATGGTCGGTTTCCCGCTTTGTGACGTGTGTTTCCGATTTGGTTGCGCAATCTTTCAGCAAAATTGGGACAACTCAAGGCTGTCACGGGTGTTTGGCGCTCATCCCCACAGGGCGGCAGAAGGTGGGTGGAGCAGCGCGCCATCCACGCTCAGAGCGCATTCGCGGTCCTCGGCGAGGAGCAGCGGACCGTCAAGATCGACCCAGTCAGCCCCCTGCGCGACGAGTAGCGCCGGTGCCATCGCCAGCGAGGTGCCGACCATGCAGCCAACCATGATGCTGAACCCGAGCTGCCTTGCCGCTGCGCGCATGGTGAGCGCTTCGGTAAGTCCGCCGGTCTTGTCGAGCTTGATGTTGACGGCGTCGTAGCGG from Dichotomicrobium thermohalophilum carries:
- a CDS encoding DUF4212 domain-containing protein, which gives rise to MIDHQRQIQWRANSRLAILALVLLGVFFIVLPVVGPLLYDSYVLRFPLGYLLASIGSVVGLVALIYWVAGRQDRLDARYNVTGEY